The following coding sequences lie in one Periophthalmus magnuspinnatus isolate fPerMag1 chromosome 24, fPerMag1.2.pri, whole genome shotgun sequence genomic window:
- the eif2b2 gene encoding translation initiation factor eIF-2B subunit beta — protein sequence MPGSDKETDLTERIEAFLSELKRGGSGTGRFRGSSETARETTALLRRITAQARWSSAGDLMEIIRKEGRRMTAAQPSETTVGNMVRRVLKIIREEYARSRGSSEETDQQESLHKLLTSGGLSEENFRQHFAPLKANVIEAINELLTELEGTTDNIAMQALEHIHSNEVIMTIGRSRTVEAFLKDAARCKRKFHVIVAECAPFCQGHEMATSLSKAGIETTVIADAGIFAVMSRVNKVIIGTQTVLANGGLRAVNGTHTLALAAKHHSTPLVVCAPMFKLSPQFQNEEDTFHKFVSPQEVLPFTEGEILSKVNVHCPVFDYVPPELITLFISNIGGHAPSYIYRLMSELYHPEDHEL from the exons ATGCCGGGttcagacaaagaaacagacctTACAGAGCGAATAGAGGCGTTTTTATCCGAACTGAAGCGCGGTGGCAGCGGGACAGGACGTTTTCGTGGCTCGTCAGAGACGGCTCGAGAAACGACGGCTCTGCTTCGTCGAATCACCGCCCAAGCCCGATGGAGTAGCGCag GTGACCTCATGGAAATAATACGAAAAGAGGGAAGGCGAATGACTGCCGCCCAACCCTCTGAGACCACTGTAGGGAACATGGTCCGTCGTGTACTGAAGATCATCAGAGAGGAGTATGCCAG GTCTCGAGGAAGCAGTGAAGAGACAGATCAACAAGAATCTCTTCATAAACTGTTGACTTCAGGGGGGCTCAGTGAAGAAAACTTCAGACAGCACTTTGCTCCACTCAAAGCGAATGTCATTGAAGCAATTAATGAGTTGTTAACAGAATTAG AGGGAACCACTGACAACATTGCGATGCAGGCCTTGGAACACATTCACTCCAATGAGGTCATCATGACAATTGGACGCTCACGCACAGTTGAAGCCTTTCTCAAAGATGCTGCACGATGCAAACGCAAATTCCATGTAATTGTAGCTGAATGCGCACCGTTCTGCCAG GGACATGAAATGGCAACCAGTCTTTCAAAGGCTGGCATTGAGACCACAGTAATTGCAGATGCTGGCATATTTGCTGTGATGTCTCGTGTTAACAAG GTCATCATTGGGACACAAACTGTGCTGGCGAATGGAGGCTTAAGGGCTGTCAATGGGACTCATACTCTCGCCCTTGCTGCAAAACATCATTCAACACCCCTTGTTGTGTGTGCTCCAATGTTTAAACTTTCACCCCAG tttcagaatGAAGAAGATACCTTCCATAAGTTTGTTTCTCCTCAAGAAGTGCTGCCCTTCACTGAAG GTGAAATACTGTCAAAAGTGAATGTACACTGCCCAGTCTTTGACTATGTTCCCCCTGAGCTTATTACCCTGTTTATTTCAAATATCGGGGGCCATGCACCGTCATATATTTACCGTCTAATGAGTGAACTTTACCATCCGGAAGACCATGAACTTTAA
- the tmed10 gene encoding transmembrane emp24 domain-containing protein 10, with protein MARLAALLLLPVLIESVFSISFFLPVNSRKCLREEIHKDVLVTGEYEISEQANTKTNLKITDSSSHTLYSKEDATKGKFAFTTEDYDMFEVCFESKSPLGTGRVPDQLVNLDMKHGVEAKNYEEIAKVEKLKPLEVELRRLEDLSESIVNDFAYMKKREEEMRDTNESTNTRVLYFSIFSMCCLIGLATWQVFYLRRFFKAKKLIE; from the exons ATGGCTCGACTCGCTGCTCTCCTGCTCTTACCGGTTCTCATTGAATCGGTATTctcaatttctttctttttgccGGTCAACTCAAGGAAATGCTTGCGAGAAGAGATCCACAAAGATGTGCTTGTTACGGGGGAATATGAAATAAGTGAACAAGCCAACACCAAAACTAACCTGAAG ATTACAGATTCCTCTAGCCACACTCTGTACTCTAAAGAAGATGCTACAAAAGGAAAGTTTGCATTCACCACAGAGGACTACGACATGTTTGAAGTTTGCTTTGAGAGCAAGTCACCTTTGG GAACTGGGAGAGTACCAGATCAGCTGGTTAACTTGGATATGAAGCATGGTGTGGAGGCTAAAAACTATGAAGAG ATTGCCAAAGTGGAGAAGTTGAAACCTCTTGAAGTTGAACTTAGGCGCCTGGAAGACCTGTCAGAGTCTATTGTGAATGACTTTGCCTACATgaagaagagggaagaggaaatGCGTGATACCAATG AGTCTACCAATACACGTGTGCTTTACTTCAGCATCTTCTCCATGTGCTGTCTTATTGGGCTGGCCACGTGGCAGGTCTTTTATTTGCGACGCTTTTTCAAGGCAAAGAAGCTGATTGAGTAA